A region of the Candidatus Desulfatibia profunda genome:
GTTGGGGTTGACCAGAACAATCGCTTTGGTGTTTGGAGTGATGAGCGCTGGCAGAACATCCATGTCAATGAACCATCCCTTGCGGACGTCATAGCGCAATGGATACGCTATGGACTGTAAACTTTCGAAACACGCCAGATAGAAGAGCAAGGGATATCCGGGCCTGGGGATCAGGATCTCATCTTTGGGATTTCCCAACAGTTTGAAAAGGATCGAATAGGCTTCACTGGTACTGGCGGTCAATAAGATCGAGTCGATCTCAAGGCGCTGGCCCCGATCGCGGTAATAGGCTGCAATCGCCTGTCGAGCTTCCTCCAAACCGCGCGGATCAGGCTGATACACTATCGATTGGGGCTGTGCCAGGGCGGCAAGAATAGTTTCAGCATCATAGTCCAATCCGACCCGGGTCGGATTGGACTCCGTCAAGTCAAAAACAATGTCTCCTGCGGATTTCTTGCGTTGGAGAAGCAGGCTCAGGGCATTGGGACTCAGGTTCCAATTGGAACGATCTGAAAACATAATGAATTAATAAGAATTCCCTATTTACTTAAAGCTGACTCCAAATCCTCTATGTGTTCAAAACCCGGTATCCTGTAATACCAGCAATGGTATTACTAAAAACAGATAATATCAACGCCCAATAGGAGCCATCGAACCAGATCTATAAATTTATATGGCGATGTTTTTAATTCCATACCGTGCCAAAAATTAAAATGGATATATGGATTGCGATTTCAATGGTTAGTGTTTATTATTTTTGATATGCAAAGAAAAATCATCTGCTTTGTGGCGCTCCTTATGCTGTGGGCGCTCCCGGTCCAGGGCGAAAATGCAATGGACTATTTTAACCTTGGAATCAAAAGCACCATAACCCGTACGAAGATCAAATACTTTTCCAAAGCTTTGGAGTTGGATCCAAAGCTGGTGGAAGCTTACGAAAAACGTGGCATGCTCTATTTTTTTCAGGAAAAATTTGACAATGTAATCCAGGACTTCCAATCTTATATTAGACTTGCACTGCCGAACGCCGAAGCCTATCGGATGTTGGGTATGGGTTATCTGAAAAAGGGGTCCTATCCAGCGGCTATTTATAATTTCACACGTGCAATCGAAACGGACCCCAACATGGCCGGCGCCTATTACGGTCGAGCAGCGGCTTATTACATCATTGGGAATTATGAAAAGACCATTTTGGATTCCACTAAAGCCATTGAACTGGGGGGTGATCCACGTTACACTGCGGAAGCCTACAGAACGAGAGCTAGAGCTTACCGGAAGACCGACAGGAACGAGCTGGCGGTTGAAGACGCCAGATCCTCCTGGCAGGTAGACCCTCGTTACGCAATCTATATGCGGTCCTTGTATAGTTATGCCAGCCCGAAAGATTTGAGAAAATCGGGACTTATTGCGCTTATTGGTATTGTCTTCGTGTTGATTTTTAAACTGAGGCTCAAGCCTCCTGAAAAAGACGAATAGCTTATTTAGTCCTGAAAAACCTGGTTCTCCGGGCCAAGCCCGTCCCGCTTTGCGGGAGTCAGAGATACCCGGCTTTGCCGAAAACCTTAAAAGTGCCTTAAGTTTGAAGTGAGCTAAAGTGCCTAAAGTCAAGGAATTCTGTCAATTATATAAACTTGGCGGAGCAAAGCGACTCCATAACTTTAGGCACTTTAGTTCACTTTAGGCACTTTGAACTTGTCAATTTTAGGGAAAAAGACCTTTCCAGGAGTAAACCAAAGCCGGGTCCTCTATGCCGGATGTTTACTCAGCTACCCCGAATTTCTCAGCACAAGGGCGCCGACCGGGCAGATGGCGATACAGGCATTGCATTGTTCACACGTCAGCTTGGCCGCATCATTTTTTTCATAAAAACTGATGACGGTCTTAAACCCTCGTTTGGCAAAGGTCAAGACCGGTTTGCCGTGCTGCGTCCGGCAAACATAGTAACATTTACCGCACAAAACGCATCGATTGGGATAGTAATCCAGATAAGGGTGTTCCCGGACGAGTTCGGGCTCCTTAAGGTATTGTTCGAGATCTTTGGGCTTTAAACCGACCTTTAAAAACTTGGCGATTCGCTGCAATTCGCATTTTTTATTGGCCGGACAATTTTTACAGTCCACGCGGTGCACCGACAAAAGAAGTCGCAAGCCCGTCCGCTGCAAGCGCCTGACCGCCGGTGTATCGGTTTTAACAGCCATCTTTGCCCTGACCGTAACGGCACATGCGGCTACCGGCTTGTCCTCCCCTTCAATTTCAACAAAGCACATCCTGCACAGCGATGAAGGATACACCATGCTCTCGAGGTAGCACAGATTCGGGATGTAGATGTCATTGTCCAGACAGGCCTGAAGCAACGTTATCCCTTCTTCGACTTCAATTTCCTTATCGTCCACCAAGATTTTAGGCATGGCTTGTCGTCCTTGCTATTTTTTCTCCGGGGGGCGTTCAATAATCGGAACCAGATCCGGAGGAGATACTTTTCTAACGGCATCGTACTCGGGCGGGCAGGCGACCAGGCACTCACCGCATTTTACGCAGAGTTTTTGGTCAACTCCCTTCTTGCGATTGCTGGTGGTAAATACGGCGTCAACCGGGCAACAGGTGGCGCAGGCGTCGCAGCCGCGGGCGCACAAATCCAAATCAAAATAAAAAGCGGTCAGCGCCCGACACATCAGCGCCGGACAGCGCTTTTCTTTAATGTGTGCTTCGTATTCATCCTTAAAGTACTTTAAGGATGTGAGCACCGGGTTGGGGGCGGTTTTGCCCAGACCGCAGAGGGAGCCGTTTTTTATATCCACACTCAAGGTTTCCAGCAGTTCCAGGTCGCCTTTGCGCCCCTCTCCCTTGGTTAGCCGTTCGAGTATCTTGAGCAGATGATGGGTTCCGATTCTGCAAAAGGTGCATTTGCCGCAGGATTCATTTTGGGTGAAATCAAGGAAGTATCGGGCGACTTCCACCATGCAGGTATCTTCATCCATTACCACCATGCCCCCGGAGCCCATCATCGCCCCGGCTTCTATAAGGGAGTCGAAGTCGATGGGCGTATCCAGAAAATCTGCGTTCAGGCATCCTCCGGAAGGCCCCCCGATCTGAACGGCCTTAAATTGTTTGTTTTTTGGAATCCCGCCGCATATGTCAAAAATGAGGGTCCTGAGCGAGACCCCCA
Encoded here:
- a CDS encoding tetratricopeptide repeat protein, which encodes MQRKIICFVALLMLWALPVQGENAMDYFNLGIKSTITRTKIKYFSKALELDPKLVEAYEKRGMLYFFQEKFDNVIQDFQSYIRLALPNAEAYRMLGMGYLKKGSYPAAIYNFTRAIETDPNMAGAYYGRAAAYYIIGNYEKTILDSTKAIELGGDPRYTAEAYRTRARAYRKTDRNELAVEDARSSWQVDPRYAIYMRSLYSYASPKDLRKSGLIALIGIVFVLIFKLRLKPPEKDE
- a CDS encoding (2Fe-2S)-binding protein; its protein translation is MPKILVDDKEIEVEEGITLLQACLDNDIYIPNLCYLESMVYPSSLCRMCFVEIEGEDKPVAACAVTVRAKMAVKTDTPAVRRLQRTGLRLLLSVHRVDCKNCPANKKCELQRIAKFLKVGLKPKDLEQYLKEPELVREHPYLDYYPNRCVLCGKCYYVCRTQHGKPVLTFAKRGFKTVISFYEKNDAAKLTCEQCNACIAICPVGALVLRNSG